A stretch of DNA from Egibacteraceae bacterium:
CGCGGGGTTCCCCGATGTCGCCGGCAACACCCACGAGGCCACCGTCGACTGCGTCTCCTGGTACGGCATCGCCCGCGGGGTGCTGCCCGGCGCCTACGCGCCCGCCCGGTCGGTGCGCCGCGACCAGCTCGCCAGCTTCGTGGCGCGCCTGCTCGACACGGCCGGCGTGGCCCTTCCCGCCCCGACGGACCAGGGGTTCGGCGACATCGACGGCAACACCCACGCCGACCCGATCAACCAGCTCGCCGAGCTCGGCATCGTGCAGGGCACGAGCGCGGCCGCCTTCTCCCCCACCCAGCCGGTGCGCCGCGACCAGATGGCCAGCTTCCTCGTGCGCGCCTACGAGCACGTCCACGGCCAGCCGCTCGCCGCCCCCCCGAGCGCGTTCACCGACATCCGGGGCAACGTCCACGCCGCCGCCATCGACGCCGCGGCCGCCGCCGGGTTCACCCAAGGCACCTCGGCCACGACCTACAGCCCCGCCCAGGCGGTGCGCCGCGACCAGATGGCGAGCTTCCTCGCCCGCGTCCTCGACCGAGGCGCGGACGACGGCCACGTCGCCGCCCGCCAGCCGCCGCCCGCGGTGCTGACCGACGCGCTCCCGCTGCACGTGCGCGGGGTCGGGCAGGCCCGCGCGGGCATGACCCTGGCCGAGGTCGAGCAGGCGACCGCCACCCCCGTCGACGTGCAGGAGTTCGGCACGTTCGGGGGCCACTGCTACTACGGGCAGGCCCAGGGCGTCGACGCCTACTCGTTCATGGTGGTCGCCCCGGGCGAGCAGCCCCCCGCCGATCCCATGCAGGGCGTCGTCGTGCGCGCGTCCAGCACGCTGTTCGACGGGGAGCACACACCCACGACGGCTGGCGTGCGCCCCGGTGACCCGCGCGGGGCGGTCACCGCCGCCTACGGCGATCAGGTGACCGCGAGCCCGCACCTCTATCAGCCGGCGGGCGCCTACCTCGACGTCGTGGCAGCAGACGGCGTTCACGGCCTGCGCTTCGAGGTGAACGGCGACAACGTCGTCGAGGCCATCCACGTCGGTGACGCCGGCGCCGTGACGGCGCCGGAGGGCTGCGCCTAGTAGGGCGCTACCGCCTCGCGACGGGAGCGCCACGCCGGCTGCAGCTCGTCGAGAGCGGCCGGCAAGATCCGTCACATCTGACGGATGCGACTCGCGATGATGCCCGGCATGGCCGCACCGTCGCGGCATACTCAGGCGTCACGTCGGGGGTGAACAATGGCACTGCACCTGCACCGCGCGGAGCGCGCCGACCGACTGGTCGCGGCGCTCGGCGGTGTCCTGGCCGATCCGCTCGACGACCCCTTCGCCCCCGAGACCGTGGCGGTGCCCACCCGTGGCGTGGAGCGCTGGCTGAGCCAGCGGCTGTCCGCGGTCCTGGGCACCTCGGCGGGCCGCGCGGACGGCGTCTGCGCCAACGTCGACTTCCCGTTCCCGGGCCGCCTCGTCGATGGTGCCCTCGCGGCGGCGTGCGGCATCGACCGCGACGCCGACCCGTGGCTGCCCGCCCGGTCGGTGTGGCCGCTGCTCGACGTCGTCGAGGCGTGCATCGACGAGGCCTGGCTCGCCGCCCTGGCCGCCCACCTCGGCGCCGGCCAACCCGACGAGCACCGCCGTGCCCGTCGCTTCGCCGCGGTGCGCCACATCGCGGACCTGTTCGACCGCTACGGGGTGCACCGCCCTGCCATGGTCCGCGCCTGGGCGGCCGGGCACGACCACGACGACGAGGGTGCACCGCTGCCCGACGACCTCGCCTGGCAGGCGCGGCTGTGGCGGTGCCTGGCCGATCGGCTCGCCGCGCCGAGCCCCGCCGAGCGCCTCGCCGACGTGTGCGCGGCCATCCGCGACGACCCGGCGCTGCTCGACCTGCCGGCGCGCGTGTCGGTGTTCGGGCTCACCCGGCTGCCGGCCAGCTACCTCGACGTGCTGCGTGCGGTCGCCGTGGGTCGCGACGTGCACCTGTTCCTGCTGCATCCCTCTCCGGCGCTGTGGGACCGCGTCGCCGCCACGGCCGGGGCGAGCGGCCGCCGGGTGCGCCGGCCCGACGACCCCACCGCCGGGCTGGCGCGCAACCCGCTGCTGACCACGTGGGGCCGCGACGCCCGCGAGATGCAGCTCGTGGTCGCGACCGGCGACGGCCACGTCGACCGCCACCACCCCCTCGACGAGCAGCGCTCGACGCTGCTGGGGCGCCTGCAGGCCGACGTGCACGCCGACCGCTCGCCGCCCGGCCCGCCCCTGCCCGACCAGCCGGACCATCGCCTGGTCCTCGACGAGGGTGACGACAGCGTCGCGGTGCACGCCTGTCACGGCCGGGCCCGCCAGGTCGAGGTCGTGCGCGACGCGATCGCCCACCGCCTGGCCGCCGACCCGACGCTGGAGCCGCGCGACGTGGTCGTCATGTGCCCCGACATCGATGCGTTCGCCCCGCTCATCCACGCCACGTTCGGCGCCGGCGAGCACACCGACGACGACGCCGGCGAGGACGCCCTGCCGGCGGATGTCGCCCTCCCCGACCTGCGGGTGCGCCTGGCCGACCGCTCCATCCGCCAGACGAACCCGGTCCTGGGCGTCGTCGCCGAGCTGCTCGCGCTGGCCGACGAACGACTCACCGCCTCCCGGGTCCTCGACATCGCCGGGCGCGAGCCGGTGCGCCGGCGCTTCCACCTCGACGACGACGACCTGTCCCGCGTCGAGCAGTGGGTGGCCTCCGCCGGCGTGCGTTGGGGCCTGGACGCGACGCACCGGGGCCCCTTCGGCCTGGGCGACCTCGACGCGAACACCTGGCGAGCGGGCCTCGACCGCATCCTGCTCGGCGTGGCGATGAGCGAGGAGGAGCTGCGGCTGGTCGGCGGCACGCTGCCCCTGGACGACGTCGACTCCGGCGACATCGACCTCGCCGGGCGCCTCGCCGAGCTGCTGGACCGGCTGCAGGACACGGTGGCCGCCCTGTCGGGCACCAAGCCCCTCACCGCGTGGGCCGAGACGATCGCTGCCGCTGCCGACGGCCTGACCGCCGCGCGGGCGGGCGAGGGCTGGCAGCGCGCCGGGCTGCAGCGCCTCCTCGACGACGTCGTCGAGGAGGCGTGCGTCGAGGGCCACCGCAGCGCCCAGCCGCTCGCCCTCGCCGAGGTGCGGGCACTGCTCGCCGACCGCCTCCGCGGCCGCCCGACCCGGGCGAACTTCCGCACCGGGCACCTGACCATGTGCACGCTCGTGCCGATGCGCTCGGTTCCCCACCGGGTGATCTGCCTGCTCGGCCTCGACGACGGGGTGTTCCCGCGCACGACCGCAGCCGACGGCGACGACCTCGTCGCCCGCGACCCCTGCGTCGGCGACGCCGACCCGCGCGGCGAGGACCGCCAGCTGCTGCTCGACGCGCTGCTCGCCGCGACCGATCACCTGCTCGTGACCTACAGCGGCCGCGACGAGCGCAGCAACGCGGTGCTTCCGCCCGCCGTGCCCGTCGGCGAGCTGCTCGACGTCATCGACCGCACCGCCGTCGCCACCGACGCCGACGGCGGCGCGGTGCCGGGCCGCGAGCGGGTCGTCATCGCCCATCCCCTGCAACCCTTCGACGAGCGCAACTTCATCGCCGGGGAGCTCGTGGCCGCCCAGCCGTGGAGCTTCGACACCGTGGGGCTGGCGGGCGCGCGGGCGGCGGCGGCCGAGCGGGCCGAGGCGGGCGGGTTCCTCGACGCGCCGCTGCCGCCGGTGGCCGGGGACCTCCTCGAGCTCGACGATCTCGTGCGGTTCGTCCAGCACCCCGTCAAGGCGTTCCTGCGCCAGCGCCTCGGCATCATCGTCAGCCGAGAGGAGCCCGAGCCCGACGACGGGCTGCCGGTGGAGCTCGACCCGCTCGAGCAGTGGGGCGTCGGGCAGCGTCTCGTCGACGCGCTGCTCGATGGCGCCGACGCGGCCACCTGCCGGGCGGCCGAGGTCGCCCGT
This window harbors:
- a CDS encoding S-layer homology domain-containing protein, producing MSSQPSPVLHAPTIAAARPREPVRLVMALLVATLLLAGQTPPTAAHADRHAGPTSSQLSGACPAGTPSAGFPDVAGNTHEATVDCVSWYGIARGVLPGAYAPARSVRRDQLASFVARLLDTAGVALPAPTDQGFGDIDGNTHADPINQLAELGIVQGTSAAAFSPTQPVRRDQMASFLVRAYEHVHGQPLAAPPSAFTDIRGNVHAAAIDAAAAAGFTQGTSATTYSPAQAVRRDQMASFLARVLDRGADDGHVAARQPPPAVLTDALPLHVRGVGQARAGMTLAEVEQATATPVDVQEFGTFGGHCYYGQAQGVDAYSFMVVAPGEQPPADPMQGVVVRASSTLFDGEHTPTTAGVRPGDPRGAVTAAYGDQVTASPHLYQPAGAYLDVVAADGVHGLRFEVNGDNVVEAIHVGDAGAVTAPEGCA
- the recC gene encoding exodeoxyribonuclease V subunit gamma, translating into MALHLHRAERADRLVAALGGVLADPLDDPFAPETVAVPTRGVERWLSQRLSAVLGTSAGRADGVCANVDFPFPGRLVDGALAAACGIDRDADPWLPARSVWPLLDVVEACIDEAWLAALAAHLGAGQPDEHRRARRFAAVRHIADLFDRYGVHRPAMVRAWAAGHDHDDEGAPLPDDLAWQARLWRCLADRLAAPSPAERLADVCAAIRDDPALLDLPARVSVFGLTRLPASYLDVLRAVAVGRDVHLFLLHPSPALWDRVAATAGASGRRVRRPDDPTAGLARNPLLTTWGRDAREMQLVVATGDGHVDRHHPLDEQRSTLLGRLQADVHADRSPPGPPLPDQPDHRLVLDEGDDSVAVHACHGRARQVEVVRDAIAHRLAADPTLEPRDVVVMCPDIDAFAPLIHATFGAGEHTDDDAGEDALPADVALPDLRVRLADRSIRQTNPVLGVVAELLALADERLTASRVLDIAGREPVRRRFHLDDDDLSRVEQWVASAGVRWGLDATHRGPFGLGDLDANTWRAGLDRILLGVAMSEEELRLVGGTLPLDDVDSGDIDLAGRLAELLDRLQDTVAALSGTKPLTAWAETIAAAADGLTAARAGEGWQRAGLQRLLDDVVEEACVEGHRSAQPLALAEVRALLADRLRGRPTRANFRTGHLTMCTLVPMRSVPHRVICLLGLDDGVFPRTTAADGDDLVARDPCVGDADPRGEDRQLLLDALLAATDHLLVTYSGRDERSNAVLPPAVPVGELLDVIDRTAVATDADGGAVPGRERVVIAHPLQPFDERNFIAGELVAAQPWSFDTVGLAGARAAAAERAEAGGFLDAPLPPVAGDLLELDDLVRFVQHPVKAFLRQRLGIIVSREEPEPDDGLPVELDPLEQWGVGQRLVDALLDGADAATCRAAEVARGNLPPGALGAPIIGQVGPVAERIVVAARELADAGTEPGPVEVAVDLGAGRVLVGTVPGVAGDLLRTVTYSRVAPKHRLTAWVRLLALTAAHPDRAFTAATVGRGWGGRVACVPLPALGPDPATRAEAARAQLAVLVDLYDRGMREPLPLYCKASAAWAEACHDGRNPAADAEGEWTSGWGRRSEWWSREDEELEHQLVLGGVAPLRALLDAEPRDDEGWHAEEEATRFGRYARRLWTGLLTHGGDDR